A single Bosea sp. PAMC 26642 DNA region contains:
- a CDS encoding helix-turn-helix domain-containing protein yields the protein MLTPVSQMHSLREVASRINSGVDLPGILFDLVKAACEHGGWSMGSIMSVDVAHGFTHVSVRHDPTLLRRPLEDRWELATSPALVALRTGEPVYIPDARASEQFPGYRREAFERDYRSVLVMPLTSVDADGRPMVLSLISRESKPLPSDDLAYMGMIAHLGAIAVEREHRLRAERRAGEEQRRALHAQGALLQEVLSGGSADSLAARLNELLRCAVLVVDFAENGLVAAGSPVAASYDDAAWRAVLASGQADAIVATVKAAVGRGEAKETAISVEAGGGTLALPALIEPLSVDAEVVGALVLFDAEPGDDLRRLMLDSAKFALSVQMMRSVIQFRFETRTLTELFFEIIERRWRDPDDIARRARHLGLPLSRPLRMLVVDFPGTAGGERDGSLNAHQSVQRLARQQGLTCHVIAIGTGLVCLLPAQSAEDRERIDRFAQRLVEMLRHALPSEPIAVIGGVCHGLNDYSGEWDRAWRMLRIARSFRRSGVLSALDFGPLPMLIGAADSAEVRSFVEGSIGRVAAHDREHGTPYLETLAAYLRAGCRSQPCADAMGLHVTTLRYRLARIEELFQIDADTPERRFALELALKMHDVIESRTVAHP from the coding sequence ATGCTCACGCCTGTTTCGCAAATGCATTCACTCAGGGAGGTGGCCAGCCGGATCAACTCGGGCGTCGACCTGCCCGGCATTCTGTTCGATCTGGTCAAGGCCGCCTGCGAGCATGGCGGCTGGAGCATGGGTTCGATCATGTCCGTCGACGTGGCGCACGGCTTCACGCATGTCTCCGTCCGCCACGATCCGACGCTGCTGCGCCGCCCGCTCGAGGATCGCTGGGAACTGGCGACGAGCCCCGCGCTCGTCGCGCTGCGAACCGGCGAGCCGGTCTATATCCCCGATGCGCGAGCGTCGGAGCAGTTTCCGGGCTATCGGCGCGAGGCCTTCGAGCGCGATTATCGCTCGGTGCTGGTGATGCCCCTGACCAGCGTCGATGCCGATGGGCGCCCCATGGTGCTGAGCCTGATCTCGCGGGAGAGCAAGCCGCTGCCGTCCGACGACCTCGCCTATATGGGGATGATCGCCCATCTCGGCGCCATCGCGGTCGAGCGCGAGCATCGCTTGCGGGCCGAGCGGCGTGCGGGCGAGGAGCAGCGCCGTGCGCTGCATGCGCAGGGCGCCCTCTTGCAGGAGGTCCTCTCGGGCGGATCGGCGGACTCGCTGGCGGCGCGGCTGAACGAACTCCTCCGCTGTGCCGTTCTGGTCGTCGATTTCGCCGAGAACGGCCTCGTCGCTGCGGGATCGCCCGTCGCCGCCTCATATGACGATGCTGCATGGCGGGCCGTGCTGGCTTCGGGACAGGCCGATGCAATCGTCGCCACGGTCAAGGCTGCGGTCGGCCGCGGCGAGGCGAAGGAGACCGCAATCTCCGTCGAGGCCGGCGGCGGAACACTGGCGCTACCGGCCTTGATAGAGCCCTTGAGTGTCGATGCGGAGGTCGTCGGCGCGCTCGTCCTGTTCGATGCCGAGCCGGGCGACGATCTGCGACGGCTCATGCTGGACAGTGCGAAATTCGCCCTTAGCGTCCAGATGATGCGCAGCGTGATCCAGTTCCGCTTCGAGACGCGCACGCTGACCGAATTGTTTTTCGAGATCATCGAGCGGCGCTGGCGCGACCCGGACGATATTGCGCGCCGTGCGCGCCATCTCGGCCTGCCGCTGTCGCGCCCGCTGCGCATGCTCGTCGTCGATTTTCCCGGAACGGCCGGTGGGGAGCGTGACGGATCGCTGAACGCCCATCAAAGCGTGCAGCGGCTCGCCCGGCAGCAGGGGCTGACCTGCCACGTCATCGCGATCGGCACGGGCCTGGTCTGCCTTCTGCCCGCACAGTCGGCCGAGGACCGCGAACGAATCGACCGTTTTGCGCAACGCCTGGTCGAAATGCTGCGCCATGCCCTGCCGAGTGAGCCGATCGCCGTTATCGGCGGGGTTTGTCATGGGCTGAACGACTATTCCGGCGAATGGGATCGCGCCTGGCGCATGCTGCGGATCGCGCGCAGCTTCCGGCGCAGCGGCGTGCTCTCGGCGCTCGACTTCGGGCCCTTGCCGATGCTGATCGGCGCCGCCGACTCCGCCGAGGTCCGCAGCTTCGTCGAGGGCAGCATCGGCAGGGTCGCGGCCCATGATCGCGAGCACGGCACGCCCTATCTCGAAACGCTCGCCGCCTATCTGCGCGCCGGCTGCCGCAGCCAGCCCTGCGCGGACGCGATGGGGCTGCATGTCACGACGCTGCGCTACCGGCTCGCGCGGATCGAGGAGTTGTTCCAGATCGATGCGGATACGCCGGAACGGCGCTTTGCCTTGGAACTGGCGCTCAAGATGCACGACGTCATCGAGAGCCGAACCGTCGCCCACCCCTGA
- a CDS encoding (2Fe-2S)-binding protein — protein sequence MFRKLHDPGRDAVTVHIDGSPVIAETGESVAAVLLRQPELWNRTTPVSESPRAPYCMMGVCFECLVEIDGQGSVQACLTPVRDGMQVIRQHGRRRLIA from the coding sequence ATGTTCCGCAAGCTGCATGATCCCGGGCGCGACGCCGTCACGGTCCATATCGACGGCAGCCCCGTCATCGCCGAGACCGGCGAGAGCGTCGCCGCCGTGCTGCTGCGCCAACCCGAACTCTGGAACCGGACCACGCCGGTCTCCGAGAGCCCGCGCGCGCCATACTGCATGATGGGCGTCTGCTTCGAATGCCTGGTCGAGATCGACGGGCAGGGCTCCGTGCAGGCCTGCCTGACGCCGGTGCGCGACGGCATGCAGGTCATCCGCCAGCACGGCCGCAGGAGGCTCATAGCATGA
- a CDS encoding amino acid synthesis family protein produces the protein MDIGVRKIATFVEETIIEGGRTAPRPITMTVVAAVVKNPWAGQGFVENLRPEILRIARPLGLEMTRRLIAVLPDERVEAYGKAAIVGVNGEIEHASALIHTLRFGNTFREAVSGTAFLSFTNTRTAPGALISLPMIHKSETGKRSHFITATFQIADAPGPDEIVVAIGASDGGRAHPRIADRFEDMKEMEAELTAREVVSV, from the coding sequence ATGGATATCGGGGTGCGCAAGATCGCGACCTTCGTCGAGGAGACGATCATCGAGGGCGGCAGGACGGCGCCTCGACCGATCACCATGACCGTCGTCGCCGCGGTGGTGAAGAACCCCTGGGCCGGCCAGGGCTTCGTCGAGAACCTGCGCCCGGAGATCCTGCGCATCGCGCGCCCACTAGGACTGGAGATGACCCGCCGGCTGATCGCCGTGCTGCCGGATGAGCGCGTCGAAGCCTATGGCAAGGCTGCCATCGTCGGCGTCAACGGCGAGATCGAGCACGCCTCGGCGCTGATCCATACCCTGCGCTTCGGCAACACTTTTCGCGAGGCAGTCTCGGGAACCGCCTTTCTGAGCTTCACAAACACCCGCACCGCGCCGGGCGCGCTGATCTCGCTGCCGATGATCCACAAGAGCGAGACCGGCAAACGCTCGCATTTCATCACCGCGACCTTCCAGATCGCGGATGCTCCCGGCCCCGACGAGATCGTGGTCGCGATCGGCGCGTCCGATGGCGGCCGCGCCCATCCGCGCATCGCCGACCGCTTCGAGGATATGAAGGAGATGGAGGCGGAGCTAACCGCGCGTGAGGTCGTCAGCGTCTAA
- a CDS encoding ABC transporter permease: protein MSDVGTTAVAQRPGGLWLAFSQNRLAWIGLVLLALIVLVAILAPWLAPYDPLEQNIVARLEPPSAEFWLGTDSYGRDVLSRLIYGARISLIVGFVAILIAMLVGTTIGVLAGYIGGLFDQIVMGVLDVLLAFPTLLLGLMIAAMLGASLENLIIAIAVTEVAPFARVARAPTISLRQRDFVEASRSYGCGPVRIMTRHILPNMISDVVVMSSLWLASAIRTEASLSFIGLGVPPPTATWGGMIREGFENILDAWWLAVFPSLAILATVLALNLLGDALRDASDPKSRAR, encoded by the coding sequence ATGAGCGATGTCGGCACCACGGCCGTCGCACAACGGCCAGGCGGGCTCTGGCTCGCATTCTCACAGAACCGGTTGGCCTGGATCGGTCTGGTTCTGCTCGCGCTGATCGTGCTGGTCGCGATCCTCGCACCTTGGTTGGCACCTTATGATCCGCTTGAGCAGAATATCGTTGCCCGGCTCGAGCCACCCTCGGCCGAGTTCTGGCTCGGTACTGATTCTTATGGTCGCGACGTCCTCTCACGCCTGATCTACGGCGCGCGCATCTCGCTTATCGTCGGCTTCGTGGCCATCCTGATCGCGATGCTCGTCGGCACCACCATCGGCGTTCTTGCCGGCTATATCGGCGGGCTGTTCGACCAAATCGTGATGGGCGTACTCGACGTGCTGCTGGCGTTTCCGACCCTGCTGCTCGGTCTGATGATTGCGGCCATGCTCGGCGCCAGCCTCGAGAACCTGATCATCGCGATCGCGGTGACCGAGGTCGCGCCCTTCGCCCGCGTCGCTCGCGCGCCGACCATCTCACTGCGCCAGCGCGATTTCGTCGAGGCCAGCCGCTCTTATGGCTGCGGGCCAGTCAGGATCATGACGCGGCATATCCTGCCCAACATGATCTCTGACGTTGTCGTGATGAGTTCGCTCTGGCTGGCTTCGGCCATCCGCACAGAAGCATCGCTAAGCTTTATCGGCCTCGGCGTGCCGCCGCCGACTGCGACCTGGGGTGGCATGATCCGAGAGGGTTTCGAGAACATTCTCGACGCTTGGTGGCTCGCTGTGTTTCCCAGCCTTGCAATCCTGGCGACCGTGCTAGCGCTGAACCTACTCGGCGACGCGCTACGCGACGCCTCGGATCCAAAGTCCCGCGCGCGCTGA
- a CDS encoding NAD(P)/FAD-dependent oxidoreductase gives MSDTHTDLLIVGAGPAGMVAAVTARRHGLTVRVVDDQPAPGGQIWRAIETVAATPRLGRLGEAYRAGLDRTAAFRACGGIYEAQSQLWQIEPGFRAFVTRDGRARSFTASQVILATGAQERPVPFPGWTLPGVLTVGAAQILLKTADSIPEKPAWIAGCGPLPLLYMTQLLAAGGKIAGFLDTTPPGRLGSALRHLPQAVARLGDLAKGLSWSWALRRAGFPIIRHVTELRAEGKDKLQRLRYRTSAGSEGEVAAELLLVHEGIVPNIHPALALGCAVTWNASQQCPVPVLDGWGETTLAGVFVAGDSAGIAGAEAAEPRGRLAALRVAVKLGKLDDHAAETSAGAERGLLARALALRPFLDALYAPRAQVFAPADETLVCRCEEVTAGELRARAQQGRPGANQLKAFTRAGMGPCQGRQCAATLMQIIAATQKRPIEEVEGYRVRPPLKPVTLGELASLDMQEPAA, from the coding sequence ATGAGCGATACGCACACCGATCTGCTGATCGTCGGCGCGGGACCTGCCGGAATGGTCGCCGCGGTGACAGCCCGCCGCCATGGTCTCACGGTGCGGGTCGTCGACGACCAGCCGGCGCCTGGCGGCCAGATCTGGCGCGCGATCGAGACGGTTGCGGCGACGCCCCGACTGGGTCGCCTCGGCGAGGCGTACCGTGCTGGCCTCGACCGGACCGCCGCATTCCGGGCCTGCGGAGGGATCTATGAAGCGCAGAGCCAGCTCTGGCAGATCGAGCCCGGCTTCAGGGCCTTTGTCACGCGCGACGGCCGCGCGCGCAGCTTCACCGCGTCGCAGGTCATTCTGGCGACAGGCGCGCAGGAGCGACCTGTGCCGTTTCCCGGCTGGACGCTGCCGGGCGTGCTGACGGTCGGCGCAGCGCAGATCCTGCTCAAGACGGCGGATTCGATCCCGGAAAAACCGGCCTGGATCGCCGGCTGCGGACCGCTGCCGCTGCTCTACATGACGCAATTGCTGGCAGCAGGCGGCAAGATCGCCGGCTTCCTGGACACGACCCCGCCCGGGCGCCTAGGCAGCGCGCTGCGCCATCTGCCGCAGGCCGTCGCGCGGTTGGGCGATCTCGCCAAGGGCCTGTCCTGGTCATGGGCGCTGAGAAGGGCCGGATTTCCGATTATCCGCCATGTGACGGAGCTGCGCGCCGAGGGCAAGGACAAGCTCCAGCGCCTGCGCTACCGCACCAGCGCAGGAAGCGAAGGCGAGGTCGCAGCCGAGTTGCTCCTCGTCCATGAAGGCATCGTGCCGAACATCCATCCTGCGCTTGCTCTGGGCTGCGCGGTGACGTGGAACGCCTCGCAGCAATGCCCGGTGCCGGTGCTCGATGGCTGGGGCGAGACCACGCTTGCCGGCGTCTTCGTCGCCGGGGACAGCGCAGGTATCGCCGGGGCGGAGGCCGCCGAGCCGCGCGGGCGGCTGGCGGCATTGCGGGTTGCAGTTAAGCTCGGGAAGCTCGACGACCACGCCGCAGAGACATCCGCCGGGGCCGAGCGTGGTCTGCTGGCCCGGGCGCTGGCGCTGCGGCCATTCCTCGACGCGCTCTACGCGCCGCGTGCACAGGTCTTCGCTCCGGCCGACGAGACGCTGGTCTGCCGCTGCGAAGAGGTCACGGCCGGCGAACTGCGCGCCCGCGCCCAGCAGGGACGGCCGGGGGCGAACCAGCTCAAGGCCTTCACCCGCGCCGGAATGGGACCCTGCCAAGGCCGGCAATGCGCGGCGACGCTGATGCAGATCATCGCAGCCACGCAAAAGAGGCCGATCGAGGAGGTCGAAGGCTATCGCGTCCGCCCGCCGCTCAAGCCCGTCACGCTGGGAGAACTCGCCAGCCTCGACATGCAGGAGCCGGCGGCGTGA
- a CDS encoding LysR substrate-binding domain-containing protein produces MVRRLNLRQIEAFKAVIEYGTVSRAAEMINISQPAMSKLIAHLEDDTGLRLFDRIKGRLVATRRGMRLYEEIDRIFAGVRQIENAVDAIRRDEQSRLLIGVMPALSGSFIQQATSRFQASQPGVFCSVQSRSSQWIADGLVSRKLDVGFTVAPVDNPYVVSEPLMAHPLVCILPLGHPLTGKGVITPRDLDGVAFVSFDPESFTSRRIGHVFAAEGVAPDIVMVVSISPTLCEFVAAGAGVSLVHPSAVGGLRGRVAIRSFEPAVQLDYQLCRIRDSRNARLVDAFLEGARHAAAEVSRTILMPD; encoded by the coding sequence ATGGTCCGCCGGCTGAATCTGCGTCAGATCGAAGCCTTCAAGGCCGTGATCGAATACGGAACGGTCAGCCGCGCTGCCGAAATGATCAACATTTCGCAGCCGGCCATGAGCAAGCTGATTGCTCATCTCGAGGACGATACGGGTTTGCGCCTCTTCGACCGCATCAAGGGCCGTCTCGTGGCGACGCGGCGCGGCATGCGGCTCTATGAGGAGATCGACCGGATTTTCGCCGGCGTCCGCCAGATCGAGAACGCCGTCGACGCGATCCGCCGCGACGAGCAGAGTCGGTTGCTGATCGGCGTCATGCCGGCGCTGTCGGGCTCGTTCATTCAGCAGGCGACCTCGCGTTTCCAGGCGAGCCAGCCGGGCGTTTTCTGCTCGGTGCAGTCGCGCAGCTCGCAATGGATCGCCGATGGCCTGGTCTCGCGGAAGCTCGATGTCGGCTTCACCGTCGCGCCGGTCGACAATCCATATGTCGTCTCCGAGCCGCTGATGGCCCATCCGCTCGTCTGCATCCTGCCGCTCGGTCACCCGCTGACGGGGAAGGGCGTCATCACGCCGCGCGATCTCGACGGCGTCGCCTTCGTCTCGTTCGATCCCGAGAGCTTCACCAGCCGGCGCATCGGCCATGTCTTCGCCGCCGAGGGCGTCGCGCCCGACATCGTCATGGTGGTGAGCATCTCGCCAACGCTGTGCGAGTTCGTCGCCGCCGGTGCGGGCGTCTCGCTGGTTCATCCCTCAGCCGTGGGCGGCCTGCGTGGCAGAGTGGCGATCCGCAGCTTCGAGCCTGCAGTGCAGCTCGACTATCAACTGTGCCGGATCCGCGACAGCCGCAATGCCCGCCTCGTCGATGCCTTTCTCGAGGGAGCTCGGCATGCGGCAGCCGAGGTCTCCCGGACGATCCTCATGCCTGATTGA
- a CDS encoding NAD(P)/FAD-dependent oxidoreductase encodes MRPDIVVIGGGTVGAAIAYGLAKRRQHVLLLDGEDGDFRAAQANFGLVWLQGKGVGMPGYQALTRQSIALWRGFSDELESETQSNLSYEQNGGLAFCLGEKDFEKRSVDLLRLHNQRGGGEPDWEMLDRPALERLLPKITFGKQATGASFGRRDGHANPLRLLAALHGALIRHGGTIRHRARVQRIETAGTDFAMVLEGDTVVAPRIVIAAGLGSPALARQVGLDVPLRPERGQVLVTERLAPFLPLPASGLRQTSEGTVMIGATKDDNGFDVSATAEAAAQLSRKTVGIVPALAQARLVRQWAGLRIMTPDGYPIYAQSTSHPGAFVALCHSGVTLAAVHADNLADAIAAGSLPASLSPFHQKRFDVPQAA; translated from the coding sequence ATGCGGCCTGACATCGTCGTCATCGGGGGAGGAACGGTCGGCGCCGCGATCGCCTACGGGCTCGCCAAGCGCCGCCAGCACGTGCTGCTGCTCGATGGCGAGGACGGCGATTTTCGCGCTGCGCAGGCGAATTTCGGACTGGTCTGGCTGCAGGGCAAGGGCGTCGGCATGCCGGGCTATCAGGCGCTGACGAGGCAAAGCATCGCTTTATGGCGCGGCTTTTCAGACGAACTCGAATCCGAGACGCAATCCAACCTGAGCTATGAGCAGAATGGTGGGCTCGCCTTCTGTCTCGGGGAGAAGGATTTCGAGAAGCGCAGCGTCGATCTGCTGCGCCTGCACAATCAGCGCGGCGGGGGGGAGCCGGACTGGGAGATGCTTGACCGGCCGGCCCTGGAGCGCCTGCTGCCCAAAATCACATTCGGCAAGCAGGCTACCGGCGCGAGCTTCGGCCGGCGCGACGGCCACGCCAATCCACTGCGGCTGCTGGCTGCGCTCCATGGGGCGCTGATCCGACACGGCGGTACGATCCGGCATCGGGCACGCGTCCAGCGGATCGAAACCGCTGGCACCGATTTCGCCATGGTTCTCGAGGGTGACACGGTCGTCGCGCCGCGCATCGTCATCGCGGCCGGCCTTGGCTCGCCCGCGCTGGCTCGCCAGGTCGGGCTCGACGTGCCGCTGCGCCCCGAGCGCGGCCAGGTGCTGGTGACCGAGCGCCTCGCACCGTTTCTGCCGCTGCCGGCGAGCGGGCTGCGGCAGACGAGCGAGGGCACGGTGATGATCGGCGCGACGAAGGACGACAATGGCTTCGATGTCTCGGCGACCGCCGAGGCTGCCGCCCAACTCAGCCGCAAGACGGTCGGCATCGTGCCGGCACTCGCGCAGGCCCGACTGGTGCGCCAATGGGCGGGGCTGCGCATCATGACGCCGGACGGCTACCCGATCTATGCGCAGTCGACGAGCCATCCCGGTGCTTTCGTGGCGCTGTGCCATTCCGGCGTGACGTTGGCCGCGGTCCATGCGGATAACCTCGCCGACGCAATCGCCGCCGGCTCCCTGCCGGCTTCCCTCTCGCCATTTCACCAGAAGCGCTTTGATGTTCCGCAAGCTGCATGA
- a CDS encoding ABC transporter permease: MMGYVVRRVLLAIPTLLVMLTAIFVLVRLVPGDAASVILGDQASAVSLAALRSKLGLDEPVHVQYLTFLGKVLTGDLGQSLSSGRSVIQEVLLVLPSTIELTIAAVAIGLVFGLPLGVAAALSRNGWVDYVSRVVSLVGLSFPAFVSGILMLIVFSIQLGWFPVLGNTSGSASPAARLHALALPALNLGIIMTAYVMRVTRAAMLGVLTEDYIRTARAKGVGPGQLVATHALRNSLIPIITVVGLYFGTLIGNSVLTEIIFNRPGLGKLIIGALNARDYTLLQGLMIIFAICVIVVNTLTDLAYGLVDPRVKFT; this comes from the coding sequence ATGATGGGCTATGTCGTCAGGCGCGTCCTGCTCGCCATTCCAACGCTGCTGGTGATGCTGACCGCGATCTTCGTTCTGGTGCGCCTCGTTCCGGGCGATGCGGCATCCGTGATCCTGGGCGATCAGGCCAGCGCGGTGTCGCTTGCCGCTCTGCGCAGCAAGCTCGGGCTCGATGAGCCGGTGCACGTGCAATATCTCACCTTCCTCGGCAAGGTTTTGACGGGTGATCTCGGCCAGTCGCTGAGCAGCGGTCGCAGCGTCATCCAGGAGGTGCTGCTCGTCCTGCCCTCGACGATCGAACTGACCATAGCGGCCGTCGCCATCGGCTTGGTCTTCGGCTTGCCACTGGGCGTCGCCGCCGCGCTCAGCCGCAACGGCTGGGTCGACTACGTTTCTCGCGTCGTCTCGTTGGTCGGGCTGTCGTTCCCGGCCTTCGTTTCGGGCATCCTGATGCTGATCGTATTCTCGATACAGCTCGGCTGGTTCCCGGTTCTCGGCAACACCAGCGGCTCCGCCAGCCCCGCGGCGCGGCTGCATGCGCTTGCGCTGCCCGCGCTGAACCTCGGCATCATCATGACGGCCTATGTGATGCGGGTGACGCGCGCGGCGATGCTGGGCGTGCTGACCGAGGACTATATCCGCACCGCCCGCGCCAAGGGCGTCGGTCCCGGCCAACTCGTCGCGACGCATGCACTGCGCAACAGCCTGATCCCGATCATCACGGTGGTGGGGCTCTATTTTGGCACGCTGATCGGCAATTCTGTGCTGACCGAGATCATCTTTAACCGGCCCGGTCTGGGCAAGCTGATCATCGGCGCCCTCAACGCCCGCGACTACACGCTGCTTCAGGGGCTGATGATCATCTTCGCGATCTGCGTGATCGTCGTGAACACGTTGACGGACCTCGCTTACGGCCTCGTCGATCCAAGGGTGAAGTTCACATGA
- a CDS encoding NAD(P)/FAD-dependent oxidoreductase: MTADRFDAVVVGGGLHGLSAALHLARVGRSVAVVERRWTGRHASGATAAGVRTLGRDIAEIPISLEAMEMWHRIEAIVGDDCGFHAHGQMRIAEREEHMPALRQREAQIRALGYGHEEIIGANELRRLVPALSPHCVGALIARHDGAADPHRTVLAFRRACEADGVVIKEDCGVEAINRQGADWLVVCGGLRLRSPVVVNAAGAWGAQLAALFGDEIALGVRASMMMVTERLAPLLAPVVSVVGRALSFKQSDQGTLVIGGGLQGSADIEHEGSTVNFVELAKGARAASDLFPAVKGVRIARCWTGIEAQTRDHLPVIGASPQAPGLFHAFGFSGHGFQLVPVVGAILADLVTQGATRRDIAAFAPQRLMQERAAA, translated from the coding sequence GTGACCGCCGATCGTTTCGACGCAGTCGTGGTCGGCGGCGGGCTGCATGGCCTGTCGGCGGCGCTGCATCTCGCGCGCGTCGGCCGGAGCGTCGCTGTCGTCGAGCGGCGCTGGACCGGCAGGCACGCCTCGGGCGCGACGGCGGCCGGCGTGCGAACACTGGGTCGCGACATCGCCGAGATCCCGATTTCGCTCGAAGCCATGGAGATGTGGCACCGGATCGAGGCGATCGTCGGCGATGATTGCGGCTTCCACGCCCATGGCCAGATGCGCATCGCCGAGCGAGAGGAGCACATGCCGGCGCTGAGGCAGCGCGAAGCCCAGATTCGGGCGCTCGGATATGGTCACGAGGAGATCATCGGCGCCAATGAACTGCGCCGGCTCGTGCCGGCCCTGAGCCCGCACTGCGTCGGTGCGCTCATCGCCCGTCACGACGGTGCCGCCGATCCGCACCGCACCGTCCTCGCCTTCCGCCGCGCCTGCGAGGCGGATGGCGTCGTCATCAAGGAGGATTGCGGCGTCGAGGCGATCAACAGGCAAGGGGCCGACTGGCTCGTGGTCTGCGGCGGGCTTCGACTGCGCTCGCCTGTGGTCGTCAATGCCGCGGGCGCCTGGGGCGCGCAGCTCGCTGCGTTGTTCGGCGACGAGATCGCGCTTGGCGTGCGCGCCTCGATGATGATGGTGACGGAACGGCTTGCGCCGCTGCTTGCCCCGGTGGTCAGCGTGGTTGGCCGCGCACTGTCCTTCAAGCAGTCGGACCAGGGTACGCTAGTGATCGGCGGCGGCCTGCAGGGCTCGGCCGATATCGAGCATGAGGGAAGCACGGTCAATTTCGTCGAACTCGCCAAGGGTGCGCGCGCCGCAAGTGATCTGTTCCCGGCGGTCAAGGGCGTGCGCATCGCGCGCTGCTGGACGGGCATCGAAGCACAGACGCGCGACCATCTCCCGGTGATTGGCGCTTCGCCGCAGGCTCCCGGACTGTTCCACGCCTTCGGCTTCTCCGGCCACGGCTTTCAGCTCGTGCCGGTCGTCGGCGCCATCCTGGCCGATCTCGTCACCCAGGGCGCAACCCGACGCGACATCGCGGCCTTCGCGCCGCAGCGCCTGATGCAGGAAAGGGCCGCAGCATGA
- a CDS encoding MmgE/PrpD family protein, translating to MEIVRHLAHYVAAPQPLTDDLREAACRATIDLVAAAAGGIDAPGPIAVRQAVPVTMAAGSLPIWFTGQRSGLTGAIWANATAAAALDLDDGHRIARGHPGAAIIPAVFASAQEAGANTEELLQAIVIGYEVGVAVGAARRFYANTGMWSGYGVVAAIGFLRRTSAEHLAQAFAIAGISAPNQLHAGAGPAFRAQEGSDVKEGIPWSSVTAAQSVRLAEAGHSGPLGLLDNHEHFVLDGLVDGLGRQRYITRNYMKFHACCRHVHAPAEALLGLIADNRIDPHRIEAALRRLREGEHVPLLQAFATLRLNQA from the coding sequence ATGGAGATCGTGCGTCACCTGGCGCATTATGTCGCCGCCCCCCAGCCGTTGACAGACGACCTGCGGGAGGCGGCCTGCCGCGCCACGATCGACCTCGTCGCGGCCGCTGCAGGCGGCATCGACGCACCGGGGCCGATTGCGGTCCGGCAGGCCGTTCCCGTCACGATGGCTGCCGGCTCCTTGCCGATCTGGTTCACGGGACAGAGGTCGGGTCTTACTGGGGCGATCTGGGCCAATGCCACGGCGGCGGCTGCGCTCGATCTCGACGACGGGCACCGGATCGCGCGCGGCCATCCCGGCGCCGCGATCATCCCGGCTGTCTTTGCTTCGGCGCAGGAGGCTGGCGCAAACACCGAGGAACTTCTGCAGGCGATAGTCATCGGCTACGAGGTCGGCGTCGCTGTCGGCGCTGCGCGGCGATTCTATGCCAATACAGGGATGTGGTCGGGCTATGGGGTCGTCGCAGCGATCGGTTTTCTGAGGCGCACATCCGCCGAGCATCTGGCGCAAGCCTTCGCCATTGCCGGCATCAGCGCGCCGAACCAGCTTCATGCAGGGGCCGGTCCCGCCTTCCGCGCCCAGGAAGGCAGCGATGTCAAGGAGGGCATCCCGTGGTCGAGCGTGACGGCGGCGCAGTCGGTGCGGCTGGCTGAAGCCGGGCATTCGGGGCCGTTGGGACTTCTGGACAACCACGAGCATTTCGTTCTGGACGGCCTCGTCGACGGCCTCGGCCGGCAGCGTTACATCACACGCAACTACATGAAATTTCACGCCTGCTGCCGGCATGTCCACGCACCGGCCGAGGCGCTGCTCGGCCTCATCGCAGACAACCGCATTGACCCGCATCGCATCGAGGCCGCGCTGCGCCGCCTGCGCGAAGGCGAGCACGTGCCCTTGCTGCAGGCCTTCGCCACGCTGCGGCTCAATCAGGCATGA